ccaaatattctgtcttacttcgactcaacttaaagcctctagattctagagtttgcctccatagttccaacttcatctccactccttctttcgtctcatcaaccaacacaatatcatctgcaaacagcatgcaccatggtataccatcttgaagtgaacttgttagttcatccataacgatggcaaaaagaaatgggcttagtgcggaaccttgatgcactccaatcgtaataggaaactcttcagttttcccaacactagtacgtacactcgtgcatactccctcatacatgtcctttatgatgtcaatatatttccgcgaaatgcctttcccaTGGAGGAATATCATGGAGAGAAAATACAGACCTCATCTGGTTATGGCTATACTAATCCCAGCTCTTCAACAACTTACAGGAATCAATGTGGTCATGTTTTATGCTCCAGTGCTTTTCAAAAGTCTTGGTTTCGGAGATAGTGCTTCCCTTCTCTCTGCAGTCATCACCGGTGCTGTTAATTTCGTTGCCACTTTGGTTTCCATGTGGGTTACTGATAAACATGGGAGAAGAGTGCTATTTCTCGAAGGGGGACTGCAGATGTTCATCTTTCAAGGACTGCTCGCCGGTTTCATTGGATACAAATTCGGCTTGTCTGGAGTTGTCTCCGATCTACCAGTCGGGTATGCAGTTCTAATAGTCGTCTTTATCTGCTTCTTCGTAGCAGGATTTGCTTGGTCATGGGGACCCTTGGGATGGTTAGTTCCCAGTGAGATTTTCCCATTGGAGATCAGATCAGCTGCTCAGAGTATTGTTTCTGCCGTCAACATGCTCTTCACTTTCTTAATTGCTCAGTTATTCCTTTTCTTGCTTTGCAAATTGAAGTTTGGATTGTTCATTTTGTTTGCTTTCTTCGTTGCTATAATGACCGCCTTCATCTACTGGTTCTTGCCCGAGACCAAGAACATTCCCATTGAAGAGATGTCCCAAATCTGGATCAACCATTGGTACTGGAAAAGATTCGTTGTCCTCGAAGATCATCATGATCATGCCAAGAGACTTTCTGTTTAAAGCATTGCAGCAATTTATATTCGCAAGCTTATTATTTTAGAATCCCCCAATAGATGTAATCCCTCAATGATGATATCTATTTCTATCTATTATCATTGAGGGATTACAtctgtttttttatgttttttaatttttttattattaaggcATTGCCAATAATAACTTCATAGAAAGATGTTTGTTTAGCATATTCTTCCAACTATTCAATAAAGTTTGTTTATTTTATGCTGTTACTTCATTGCTGTTATTTTACAGCAGAATTTAAATCCTGTCGCATAAAGTTCTCTATTTATCAATCACACAGTAAATTTGTATATTGTTTAAATAAGGGAGATAACATTTTTTAATCTACACAAGTCAGTCAGTAGAATGACTTATATCTGAACATGAATTTTCAATCAAGTAGCTTGATTCAGTAAAAGTACCTGAAATAGATGACAGTTCCGACTCCTCCTTCATCCGCATTTCATCTGGATACAATATTGGCTTGGGAGGCAATTCTACACTTTCCAAGACTGCTTCAAGCATCTCGATGACTTTGTTCATCGGAGGGCGATCAGATGGTTTCATTTGTATGCACCATAACCCCACCACAATCATCTGCTTCGCCATTTTATTTTCCTCCGCATTCACATCTGCATTTGTTGCTACGTTCCCATTGCAAACTTCATCATAAACCCATTGAGGAAAGTAACAAGATTCGCTTGAATTTTCCTCCAACTTCTTCCTTTTGCCTGACATTTCTAGTAGTAACATTCCATAACTGTAGATATCGGCTTTGTACGAGATATTCCCGATATTTCTATAGAATAACTCCGGTGCCATGTACCCTATAGTTCCCCTTGCTGCTGTAAGAGACTTGATACTATTATTTGTTGCATATAATTTAGCAAGCCCAAAGTCGGATATCTTCGGAGTGAAATTTTCGTCAAGAAGAATATTGTGAGGCTTGATGTCGAAATGCAGGATCTGCATATCACAACCTTTGTGTAGATATTCAATGCCACGAGCAACTGCCAGAGAAATTTCATGCAATTTGTTCCAACTTAACAAGATGGATCCTTGCTTAGAAGATACATACTTATCAAGAGATCCATTAGGCATAAACTCGTAGACAAGAGCACGTTTTGATCCATCAACACAAAATCCGATTAGTTGAACTACATTAGTATGATAAATCCTTCCAATTGTAGCAACTTCATTCATGAAATCTTGACCATTAGTTTTGGACTTACCCAAAATCTTTATTGCTGCAACTTGACCACTACGAAGTTTTCCTTTGTACACACAGCCAAAACCTCCCTCGCCCAGCTTGTCCTTGAAACCTTCAGTCATTTTCCTAATCTCGGAATAAGAATATCTTATTGGCTTTAGATTATTGTGATGTTCTAAGAACTCTTCGATTCTGTTATATCCTGATAAATGTCTTCGCCGCCATTTGTAGATAAAAAATCCGAGGATGAGTGGTGAACCGCATATAGTTCTGATGACACAATGCAGCAGTACTGTTTGGGCAAAACACATTCAGAAAACAGAATATAAGGTCACCATAGTCATTCATAATTGAGACAACATGAATGTATTTTACCGCGTTTCTCACATAAACACAAAAACTAAAGTTAGAAGATTCATaatctgaaaagcagcatttaACTCTTACCAAGGAGAACTAGTACAGTTGGAGTTGATCCTACAAGAAATGCAAAAATCAGTAAACTAATGAATGATTCTTCAATGAATGTATTTTCATGTTTAAGATTGATAGAAGAAAACCTCACTTGTAATTCGGAAGAACATCTGATATGCATTGGAAGTTCCTAAATTGACCATGTAAACAAGCAATTTAATTAGCATAAATCTGAGATAATGAATTCGGATGATACTTTTGCCAAAAGGAAATGCAAAAGGGTTAAGAGAAGTTCTTTGACAATTACATACCTATTAAGTAGATGCATCGAATCCCAAAGTTGAGATAGCAAACCCTTTTAAAATAATCTGAAGAATCAACACAAGATTATCAGAAAACAGATGAAAGAAAGATTAACGCTAATCAAAATTAAGGTGTATTGAATCCTACGCACCACTTATGCATTGAACGTTATTCGTATCATTGAA
The window above is part of the Euphorbia lathyris chromosome 3, ddEupLath1.1, whole genome shotgun sequence genome. Proteins encoded here:
- the LOC136222445 gene encoding rust resistance kinase Lr10-like isoform X4, with protein sequence MMRRIKLCTAILLLLLLLKTCNANSVCSPSSCGKIHNITFPFRLSTDPKHCGNHRYTLHCQNNSTLVLYLYSGNYYVQSINYNNFTIRLVDSGVVADDCSSRPHFPLTNYNFSLQDPFAYHFFNSNPSGILSPKLSTIITFMTCSSPANSPLYVDTSPCLMNIDNHNQKQYSYVDVGRIVASDLMNNCSIEMMSLLPEKDYTNRSFIEIHRDLGFGFELSWHYVYCGRCRGCYFNDTNNVQCISDYFKRVCYLNFGIRCIYLIGTSNAYQMFFRITRSTPTVLVLLVLLHCVIRTICGSPLILGFFIYKWRRRHLSGYNRIEEFLEHHNNLKPIRYSYSEIRKMTEGFKDKLGEGGFGCVYKGKLRSGQVAAIKILGKSKTNGQDFMNEVATIGRIYHTNVVQLIGFCVDGSKRALVYEFMPNGSLDKYVSSKQGSILLSWNKLHEISLAVARGIEYLHKGCDMQILHFDIKPHNILLDENFTPKISDFGLAKLYATNNSIKSLTAARGTIGYMAPELFYRNIGNISYKADIYSYGMLLLEMSGKRKKLEENSSESCYFPQWVYDEVCNGNVATNADVNAEENKMAKQMIVVGLWCIQMKPSDRPPMNKVIEMLEAVLESVELPPKPILYPDEMRMKEESELSSISESLLA
- the LOC136222445 gene encoding rust resistance kinase Lr10-like isoform X1; this translates as MMRRIKLCTAILLLLLLLKTCNANSVCSPSSCGKIHNITFPFRLSTDPKHCGNHRYTLHCQNNSTLVLYLYSGNYYVQSINYNNFTIRLVDSGVVADDCSSRPHFPLTNYNFSLQDPFAYHFFNSNPSGILSPKLSTIITFMTCSSPANSPLYVDTSPCLMNIDNHNQKQYSYVDVGRIVASDLMNNCSIEMMSLLPEKDYTNRSFIEIHRDLGFGFELSWHYVYCGRCRGCYFNDTNNVQCISDYFKRVCYLNFGIRCIYLIGTSNAYQMFFRITRSTPTVLVLLVLLHCVIRTICGSPLILGFFIYKWRRRHLSGYNRIEEFLEHHNNLKPIRYSYSEIRKMTEGFKDKLGEGGFGCVYKGKLRSGQVAAIKILGKSKTNGQDFMNEVATIGRIYHTNVVQLIGFCVDGSKRALVYEFMPNGSLDKYVSSKQGSILLSWNKLHEISLAVARGIEYLHKGCDMQILHFDIKPHNILLDENFTPKISDFGLAKLYATNNSIKSLTAARGTIGYMAPELFYRNIGNISYKADIYSYGMLLLEMSGKRKKLEENSSESCYFPQWVYDEVCNGNVATNADVNAEENKMAKQMIVVGLWCIQMKPSDRPPMNKVIEMLEAVLESVELPPKPILYPDEMRMKEESELSSISGIALLLLWLLPHSLETAPFCSSFLPQLGGPDVGIYIARADPEILEVRDELPNGP
- the LOC136222445 gene encoding rust resistance kinase Lr10-like isoform X2, translating into MMRRIKLCTAILLLLLLLKTCNANSVCSPSSCGKIHNITFPFRLSTDPKHCGNHRYTLHCQNNSTLVLYLYSGNYYVQSINYNNFTIRLVDSGVVADDCSSRPHFPLTNYNFSLQDPFAYHFFNSNPSGILSPKLSTIITFMTCSSPANSPLYVDTSPCLMNIDNHNQKQYSYVDVGRIVASDLMNNCSIEMMSLLPEKDYTNRSFIEIHRDLGFGFELSWHYVYCGRCRGCYFNDTNNVQCISDYFKRVCYLNFGIRCIYLIGTSNAYQMFFRITRSTPTVLVLLVLLHCVIRTICGSPLILGFFIYKWRRRHLSGYNRIEEFLEHHNNLKPIRYSYSEIRKMTEGFKDKLGEGGFGCVYKGKLRSGQVAAIKILGKSKTNGQDFMNEVATIGRIYHTNVVQLIGFCVDGSKRALVYEFMPNGSLDKYVSSKQGSILLSWNKLHEISLAVARGIEYLHKGCDMQILHFDIKPHNILLDENFTPKISDFGLAKLYATNNSIKSLTAARGTIGYMAPELFYRNIGNISYKADIYSYGMLLLEMSGKRKKLEENSSESCYFPQWVYDEVCNGNVATNADVNAEENKMAKQMIVVGLWCIQMKPSDRPPMNKVIEMLEAVLESVELPPKPILYPDEMRMKEESELSSISGFLPQLGGPDVGIYIARADPEILEVRDELPNGP
- the LOC136222445 gene encoding rust resistance kinase Lr10-like isoform X3, encoding MMRRIKLCTAILLLLLLLKTCNANSVCSPSSCGKIHNITFPFRLSTDPKHCGNHRYTLHCQNNSTLVLYLYSGNYYVQSINYNNFTIRLVDSGVVADDCSSRPHFPLTNYNFSLQDPFAYHFFNSNPSGILSPKLSTIITFMTCSSPANSPLYVDTSPCLMNIDNHNQKQYSYVDVGRIVASDLMNNCSIEMMSLLPEKDYTNRSFIEIHRDLGFGFELSWHYVYCGRCRGCYFNDTNNVQCISDYFKRVCYLNFGIRCIYLIGTSNAYQMFFRITRSTPTVLVLLVLLHCVIRTICGSPLILGFFIYKWRRRHLSGYNRIEEFLEHHNNLKPIRYSYSEIRKMTEGFKDKLGEGGFGCVYKGKLRSGQVAAIKILGKSKTNGQDFMNEVATIGRIYHTNVVQLIGFCVDGSKRALVYEFMPNGSLDKYVSSKQGSILLSWNKLHEISLAVARGIEYLHKGCDMQILHFDIKPHNILLDENFTPKISDFGLAKLYATNNSIKSLTAARGTIGYMAPELFYRNIGNISYKADIYSYGMLLLEMSGKRKKLEENSSESCYFPQWVYDEVCNGNVATNADVNAEENKMAKQMIVVGLWCIQMKPSDRPPMNKVIEMLEAVLESVELPPKPILYPDEMRMKEESELSSISDNDKGISYLIPFLYGFNGNLYGKLQS